From the Onychostoma macrolepis isolate SWU-2019 chromosome 13, ASM1243209v1, whole genome shotgun sequence genome, the window AAGTGAGGGTCATTTTCACCAAATTACAATAGTGTTACGTGTATTGTTGCTACAAACGGGTAACtggataaaaatgtaacaaaatgaCTGAAACTTTAGgacacatttttaaagattacCTTGTAAACCGTCCAGGCGAAATGTTCTGTGCTCGACAATACCACACGACTCATACGGACCATACTTGACTGTTACTACTGAATTAATAGGCATAAttataaatctatctatctataaaccACCTCAGGGCTAAGTTAGGCTGTTGTCAAAACTGTGTTTGTGTATACTTCTCTCCATAGTAACCAGTGACCATAGTAACCTAGAACATGCAAACAGGTCACAGGaagacagataaaaaaatcattttttattaagCAATATTATAAAAGCTATACCTTTCTCAAAAGTGTAACTTATAATAGATATAAGTCCAATTTAGCTTCCATCGGAAATCTTCCAATTGTTATTGGAATGTTGTTTTAAtgcaaaagaataataaggcgCCTCTTAATTTTTAGGTTTGTTTTTGGAGCTTGATGTGCCATTCTCAAAATGTGTTTGTCTCAACACAATAAAAGTTGTAGATTGCTGTGAATAAAAGCACTTGCTATATgatatgttaatgtatttggccTAAATCATTGAAGTGGGCATGAATTCATGTGATGTGAAATgtagaatatttttttatgctgtGGTGTGGTAACAAAAAGGCCTGTGCCAGAATACAGATATTTCATAGTTGGTGGTAAATACTCAGCAAACACATCACTGGTTTTGATTAGTATTTTTTATGGCATCATTAGGATACAGTGATATTGATAAATAGACCATTTATCTTTTGAAAActctttttgaaaaaataaatatcccAGAGTTAAATAACATCACAGTTTAAGCACTCCACCACTTGACATACATTCTGTTACATCCtcatttttacatgtattttctGATTTGCCCATTCTCAAATATTCATGCTTAACATGATGTCATGATAATCAACAAACACATTCTATTACTAATACTTGGGCTAAGGCTATAATTTCTCTCTCTATATAGTATAcatattttctctctttttatacTCTAGTAACATGATAAAGTGCGTTATTAGACTATTTCAGCTAAGCTACAGTACATATTTGATCTAGTTATAAAGTGCTAAAATTAATTTCTCAAGGCGTCactgttttagttttttgatCTACTTCACAATTACTATCACGACTGAATCGACATGTAggatatacaaataaaataaaaataaaaaccacagtgttcacaatataaaaacatattctcACTCAGTCTTTAGACAGACATCAAGTATTGTTCATTTTTCTTTAGATATACTGTATAGACCTCGTGTGCAACACGTGTCAATGTCATTTTCAGACGTAATATAAGCACATTTTCACAAACACAACAATgattgtacttttaaaaaaagcttATCAATTTGCCACTGTAATTAAACTATTCTTCTTGGCTTCATAGGTTTCTGCTATTGCATTAGACATCAAAAATTCCTGTTACTATTATTGCATTGGAAATCAAGACAACCCCACAGAATGCAAACACATAACAATGGCTCATATTCTTTAAACATTTATGCACACTGACTTGTTTTTAGGACCTTAGACTGTGCATTTTAGAATATGACCAAGTGAGAATTCAATTTATAGAACACATAAAACACAGCACACTTTAAAGCTATAATACCATAGAGTATAAATTATAATGCCTGGTCCTGACATTTTGTTTGTATACTGCAGACTTAAAATAGACTTTGCTATATATACagatacctttttaaaaaaacattaaataaattttaaaatgcaagagATGAGACAAAGTTAAATAGCAGCTTCTGGTCAAGTTCCAAAGGGTTGTCATTCAGAGTACTGTATTTTGACAGGTATCTATAACCATAAGTTATGGTAACTCTGACATGACCATAAAAAAACTGGTGTAGATTGTAAACAGCTATAGGTTAtcatattataatttacatatgCATACTAAGCAAGTGGATATAGTACTGTTTTTCAAAGGCAGCATAATTGAGAATGTCATTTTTTAGGACAATTTTCTATTTAGTTTCCAGCGACAAGCATCAAGGCGCCCTCATAATAATTTTTcaatgttgttgaaaaaaacagttgaaacattcttaaaaatatcttcttttgtgttccacggaTGAAAGtgagtcatacagatttggaacgacataagtaaatgattactgaatttttatttttgagtaaactatccttttaatgCTGCCTTTGACAGTGTCAACTATAATATACTCTTAGACAGACTGAAAAGCTGGGTAGGATCCTCAGCTAGTTCAGGTCATATTAAGAAGACATAATTTACTATATATCTGCTGAGTTTCATCTACTCCTGTTTAATTTGTATATGCTCTCATAGgccaaataatgcaaaataactaAATAGATCTACTTTTTTCAAGCAACTACAGCTCCATAGAAGATCTATATCACTGCTGTTGGTAATAAAATTGGCCTTGTTTTTGAGACTATTATTTTCTCCCAAAATGTCCATCTTTGTACAGTCACAGTGGTTTCTGCGTCTTCCATACGATTCAAATGATGTAGCTTCTTGCTATGACTTGCTTCCATTCTTCATTACCTTAGTAGTTCCGTCCACCCTTTCTGTGGAGTCAGTTGGTTTAGCTTCAGTGTTGCATTTCATGCATAGATCTTGCATTTCCTTTAGGCACCCCTCAAGAGTCTTCACAAAGAAATCTGAGCTTGTCTCGGCACTGTCAAGGAAGCTTGATACGCAGAAGATGATGTGGTCCTTCTGAGGATTGTAGCAGGCTCCGTAGCCATTAGGGACAACAGGACCATAGCAGCAGAACATCTCTTCAGTGGTAGGAACCTATGCAAAGACAAGCGTTTTTGAACAAACAGATTGGTGATCAAGTTCTGacattttttctaaatattatattaaaataaagatgtactgtatgcacaCTATGAATCACAAATCCATTTAGGTCTATCTCTCATGATTTCAGTTAGGGTTTAAAGTGAACCTGGCTTGTAGAGAGAATAAAGTGGATGCTGGTGGCATAGGTTGTATCAGAAAACAGCTCTGGCTTGTCTAGTTTCAGCTCCTTGGCAATCTCTCGCAGTCCCAGCAAGTGATTGTCTATTGCCATCCCAGTGATTGCCTGTTTCCAAAGAGTGGACAAGCAATATTTTATTGTAGAGTGGACAGTATGACAATCACAGTCAAACATGATTGTAACTGGCAGATTGTGTAATTGTAGTTCAAATTCAGTTGTCCGTTTCACTTACTAGAATTGTGTAATTGGTTTGGGCTTTAATTGCAGTCCAAAGCAGCTCCATTTTCTCAGCatcctaaataaaaaaagacagagGTTATTACTAAGTTACTCCTGTGTTGACAATACGCATAGCATTGACTACGGATGAGCTGACAGTGCAAAATGCAGGGGAGTTTGAATAGAATGTAATGAAAACAGACTAAACTACATACAGTGATTTTGGAGTTATTTGCCATAGCTTTCACAAACGCTAAGGCCTCAGGTGTGGAGGAGCGAATGTTGTCAACTCGTCCTTCCTGAAAGCGGCGTATTGATGCACTTTCATAGGTGGGCACTAGACGTCCATGATATCTgagtgcaaaagaaaaaaagggtcAGACATGAGTCTTCACTCTGTAGTACTAATACTACTTAAATTAAAGAGAAGACTGACCTGTAAAATGTAAATTGGAGGGCAACTTGAATATAAGCATCAGGGCTCATTTTCTGTTTCTTGATGAACTCTTTGCCATAACCAGTGAATTTGTTGACATTCATGTCCAGATTTTTCACAAGTCTGTGGGAATTAACAGTTAGTACACTAtatagtttggggtcagtaattctcttatgctcactggggctgcatttatttaatcaaaaaaacagtaatattgtgaaattttattacattttattagaacTGTTTCTGTTctgatagattttaaaatgtaagttatttctctgatgacaaagctgaattttcagcatcattacttcagtcgtcagtgtcacatgatcctttagaaatcattctaatatgctaatttgctgctcaagaaatgtttctcattattattaatgaaaacagTTGGAAACTGGGATgcatttcaggattcttttatttacagcatttgcgatagaaatcttctgtataacatttataaacatCTTTCACTTTTATTCTTGTCTGTCACTTTTGGACAATTTAACGCatcctgaataaaagtgtatatatatatatatatatatacatttttcaaaataaacttaaatcttattgaccccaaaccttttaaCAGTAGTGCATGTAAGAAACCAAAAGATACTAAAACATTTCTTGTATTTTACACTACttattcaaattttattatattatataagatGTCTTctaagaaatgttttaataggATAATTAATAGGACATTCTATCAGAATGGTATCTGTTGGACTGTACAGAACTTGCTACCCTGTTTTATCAGCTGATTTGTTGACATACCTCTGTAATTTGTCTGCTGAGGCCATGAGGAACGTTTGGATATCTGGCGAGCATTTCCAGCGCAGTCGTCTGGGGGCAGGAAGCTCACTCATGCTGGCTGCCCTCACAAGCTTAGAAGGGCTTCCTCTCCTGTGAGAGAAAAAATCTCATTGCGTCTTCACTAGCTTAGTTGCTATTCTCATGCTTTGGGTATATATCTCAAGTCATCTCATTAGAGTTTTCCATTTCAGCCTCTTTggcaaatacataaatgtaactGTGATGTGCTAGTGAGAATAAGCATGCAGAAAGATATTACAGATTCCTTCAGAAGTGaatgtattatttgaatttGCCAGGCCaacagtgcattatgggtaatCAAGAGTTACTTTGAAATTCATTTctatgaatgaaataataatttggCTTACATGTATCTCAGTAGATATTCTGTACATTGCACAAGCACTATTCCTTCAAAAGGTGAGTGTTCACATACAACACCACAGCATCCATCTGCACCTATTACAAACTGAAATAATTACAGTAGTTTCATTTTAGAATTCATTTTCCTGGTCATATGATCAATGCAATTTGAATCCAtcctttttagtttttttctaccTGCATGGGCTTGTCATACCAGCGATTGCCCCCATTTTTGTCCGTCCCCCCTCCGTGGAGCATCAGTAAAGCTCGGTTGGTATCTGTCAGTTCAGTGCCAGACGGCTCGTCCAAACACACCAGACACAGACAGCGCTCAATCATGTCCAGAGAGTCCCTGTTGGTAGAATCTGCACCCGATTGAgaagtattacattttatgtgtGTGAATTCCATTAACCTGTGCAGAACTTTTTGTGTCATCAGGGGAATTTATAGTTGTGAGAGAGTTGCTTTTCCAGATAAATCcaagttgttttgtttcttaATCTTTTGGTGTCAAATTGCAGGTCTAGTAGCAGATACAGCTTGTATAGTTGAGGATAAATGATGTCTGACCTTTGATCAGCACACTGCGAGCCTCGGCCCACTGTGTTCTGCCATCTGATGTGAGCAGACCGATCGAAGGCAGACGCTCCTCTTCAATGTCTGCCATCTTTCTGATTCGCTCCAGCTGAGTGTAAAGGTCTTTTTCATTCAGCCGACGAAAGTTTATCACCACGTCAAGAACAAAAAACTGCAAACACATACAACATGGTATGGCAGAAAGCACATCAAGTCTTTGTCTTTACTGCTTGCTTATGACTTTTTGagactaattttaaaataaatattaagaacaagcaaaacaaattaaaaacatcagATATAGTTCACTACTAGGTGAAGTAATACCTACCTGATTCTTACAAGCCACTATTATATGTTCAGGCTCGGGCATAACTGTGCTCTTCTGAGCCACTAAAGTGTCAATTTTTGGCCCTGGCAGACGGTAGGAGGTGAAGACCTTGTTGTACTGATCCATACACAGGGGCGTCCCGGCCAGCTGCCCACGAGCATAGTCTACAGGGAGGGCACGTCTGCAACGAGCAGCATACAGCCATGTTTAGAAAGCTATGCAATTAATTATGAAGGAAGCTTGTTTTGTTGAAAACAAGGAGTATAACCTACCCATCTATAAGAGATTTATACTCTAATACACCAGAAATGAGATGGGCAGCAAATCTGTAGAGGAAAAAACTATGCATATTagtatacacatttttttctgtttttgaaacaagtcttttatgcttaccaaggccgtgtttatttgatcagaaatataataaaacagtaatattgtgaaaatattgtaatttgtaatttaatgGTTGTAAAGTTGTAATGTATtcctttgatgcaaagctggattttcagcatcattaccccagtcttcagtgtcacatgatccttcaaatcattctaatattctgatttggcACTCGAgcaaaatttattattattatcagtgttgaaaacaggtgtgctgtttaatatatttgtggaaactgtgagacatttttttcaggaatctACAGTATGTCAAATAGAAAGTAcaaaaaacagaaatcttttgtagtgttcattttcattaaagaaaGCACATTCACAGTAAGCAAAGCAATtccattgttttaattaattgttagaATAACACTTGAGGTCTATTTACAAAGTTATTGGATTCATTTTATATTCACCAAAAGAGGCTAATGCAAGACTCATACTTAACATTATTACATCCTTTaatacaacattttgaaatCTTTTTTGAGAAACATAACCTATTCTATGTTAAGTctaaaatagaaatgtccatCGTAGGATGTATTGTTTCCATTTTAGCACTGAAATCAACATCAATTTATGATGGGAGGGAGACTTTGTGTGCACGTGTACTAATCTGTAGATTAAACTCTCCAAAATGAGAAATCAAGTTTTAATTAATGTGCCCCTTCAATTACGTTGCCATATGGAGCTTGTTAGACGAAATCATGCAGTGTACAGATCTGACAGCTTTTCACAATCCTAATGCATATACGGTATCCTTAACTTATGTAGACATCTGCATTTCcatttaaacaaatttatatCAATGAAGACATGCAGCGGTAACAGTCATCTCAGTTTAGCCTATAAGAGTAAAAACTGTCCCTGCTGTATCCCCAGAGTCCCGTACCTGAGGGTGTCACTTTGACTCCTGAAGTTCTGCTTGGGAAAGACCATCACAGGACTGGAGTTGACAGGTAGTGCTAATCTGTTGCTCAAATACATTTCTTCAAGCCAGTAGTCATACACCTGGGACAATGTTCAAAAAGagacaaaataacttttaaaacatatttaacagACAATGTATTTGCACATTAAAAGCAAAGTTGCTTACAGAAAAGTCTTTAATGCAGTCCTTACCCAATTGGCCTTATTTTCGTTTCTCTCCAGTAACTTTTTCTGAAGAAATTCTCCCATCCCGCCAGGTGCTCCAAATTTCTCTACAGTCGCCTTTGTCTTTTTGAACTGCTCCTCTGGTATTAGGTGACTCATGCACTTCAGGTACATGTCCAGTGTTTGCTGCAAGGGTGGCACTGGGAGCTTCGGGAGGCCCTAAATAGAGATCATGACCAGATATATTAACTTATATTTCAGCGTCAAGGACAgcttttacatttgtttccTTGATCTTATAGTTAATGTGTCTCTTGTCTAATTAGACTTGATAGAGTCTTAGTAAATCTTTCATCCTCCAAATGATCCCAGACAagtattgtatttaaataattttgcccTGTGTTTGACCTGGCTGGATAAAGATCATCTCTGTTATAATGGCATAAAGCTACATCATTTATGTTTTGAATGCAGTACTGTAGTTAACAATGTTGTTTGTAATCATTGTTTGAAGATAATGTTTGAAATGTGAGATTGTTTAGTTAAGCCACATAATTCCTACATTTTGCACGCAATTATATAATAGTACTTTGCTTACACTTGGATCTCCCACATCTCTTGCTTGTTCCCTTTTCAAAACCGGCATCCTCAAAGTAGTAGAGGTTCAGTCAAGAAAGATGAAAATCCACTGATAATTTTACCAGTTCCCTCTGGAACAGACATACAGGTATGAGAGAAAGCTTGCATTGCAAATGGTTTTCAACATAAAACTTAGACAAAGCTAAGACCAAACCTATAATTATTCCAAATTAATTAGAGGTCTTTTATTGAAGACATCTCATTCATATGTTTTCTCTTGAATTTAAATTAAGTTGAAAGTCTATTTTAGCTTTTAGTTAGTCCTTATTTAAGAAGGcggctgtaaaaaaaaaaaaaaaaaatgtcaactTAAGAAATACTCACCAAAATGCCATACTCTTTGTGGAGTCCTCCGATGTCTCTAAGGATTTATCCAGATTCATAGTCCCGTAGTGTTTTTATTAAGAGGAAAGTGCCGTTAATGTTGTGCGTTAACTTGTTTCAGGCGGCATACTTGCGTCCCATTCACTGCAAGTCAGGAGCTTCTTAGGATGCTCCTTAGGAAAGATGCTGAAGGATGCTGAAGGAGCGGTACCTTTCTCAGACTCCACCCACTAAACTCCATTCGCTCGATGCCGCATCTGCCAGCCCACCTCATACTTTAAATCGAGTCCTTGAACGAAATTTATGAGCACCCTTCCAAATCTCGGAGAAGAAAAAATGTCCGTACACGAACGCGCTcgataatttaattaaaacgaACATTGGAGAGGTTTATTTAGACCCTCTTGCACCATAcgcatttgtttttcttcttttaaataaatagcttCGATTTATGAAAAGCCTCGTGTACATTTTTCCCCAGAAACGTCTATTTTGGTTAATCGCTTTATATTTATGAAACCTGTTTTGGAGGGGAAAGAAAAGTTGTTGCTTTTTTGCACACTTCACTATATATCGCCTACTATATATTTGCTCCCCACCACAGCGGACACTGTTGCACTAGAATTTCATCCCCCGTGtgttttatgcatatttataaatatgcatGTCGTGATTATATGTGTAACAATGTCCTGTTTATGCGTGTTATTTCTTTTTATGATTAATTGCGTTTCTTTTTCGTTTTGTTGGCTCTTTGACGCACTAAAACTAAATAAGCGCACAAGTTTTGCATACCGCGGTATTGCATTACGTTGAACattaatttctattttataaatatcaataataacTCATTGCCtttttaagaaaaatgacattcagaacgaaagtaattaaaatttcaatgtttatatatatatatatatatgaatgtatctgtTTAAAGCGTGTAGATAGATGTATGTTGTATAAGTCACAGAGACAGCGCACAACACGGCGTTTcacatattttcttttaattatgtacatttgatATGCACATATGTACACCATTATATtccataatatacagtaatgcATTCCAGAAATACACCCTAAACATTTAATACTTGAAACAGACACTGAAAAGGCAGGATTCACACCAGttccatcatttttttttctttgaaggtGTCAGGTgacattttgcatattatttgTAACAGCACAAAATCGGCGGATTAACTTCAACGAAGGCCCATTTAATACGTACACACGCATCttcatatttaatatgtttGCACCTTATTTATATCCCTGAATACAATTTAATACAGCGGAATTCTATACagtgaaattattttttcttacacTTCTTTctattggagaaaaaaaaatattgagctAATCATTTCATAGATTAAATAGATTAAATCATTGTAAGATTGTATGCCGTTCACCAACAGTTTTCCTTGGGACAATGAGTAACATGTAAATGAgtgaatgaaaaacatttatattcagCAGAGGTTTCAACAGGATTGTAACAGATGAACTAGGACGGACGACTCAGATTATATGTATTCTGGCTCAGACATCTCTTCTTCAGAGAATGCTTTTGATTGTCCAGCAAATGTCCCGTTCTCGTCGATGGGCACGCAGTTACCGGATGAACTGTAGCCGTGCTTCTTTCTTTGGCGTTCCTCCATTCTGATGGTGTCGTACAGACCTGTGGCTCCCTCCTCCAGTAACATGTTTCTCTCAGAGTGAGATGGTTTCATGAAGCACACGTTGCGCAGGAAAAGCAGGGCTGGCGCGTAAAGTACGTTCGCCAAACCCATGCCCAGATTAAGCTGCGCAAAACCAAGATTGTGCACTATGTTACCGGCCACGATGGGACCCAGCGCGTAGGCAACACAGTAGGATATGTCTGCAATAGCGTATACACTACCGTACACAGACACGTGACGGACGTCTACGAGAAAAGCGAGAGTGGGTAATAAAGCTGTGTCTACCAGTGCAATACCGAAACAAATGCCACACAGGGGGATTATCAGCTGCTCAAAGTTTTTGCAAGCCGGCACAATGCAAGAGCTGGCACCAATGATGACCATGCCAAGCGCCCCATAAAACCACTGCAAGTGTGGATACTGTGCTGCCAGCTTGACAGTGATATAAACACCTAATATGTGAGGGAAAAAGGCCGGGAGCCAGGTGAGCCCAATCTCCCACTGGGATGAATCCATGGTCTCCTCCATCCAGTTGGCGATGGTGGGCTCCAGGAAGGCAAGGGGGATGTTACATGTGGTCAAAGCTCCTGCCACAACTGCTATGTAGGGGTCAATCATTAGTTTGTAAATTGGGGTGCCAACCGGCATATTCTCTCTAGTCCTACTGGAAAAGGGCTTGAGGACAGTCAAGCATAGTATACCATCTGCCAAACATATACAGGCGAGCACAAGGAACGGCACGCGTTTGCCCGCGAACTCGTACAGTACCCCTCCGAACGGGGGCGCCGCCAGGCTTCCGAACGAGATGAACGCGAGGGCAATGCCCAGCGCGCGGCTTCTCTCACCCTCCTCCGTGAACTTGTCTGCGATCATGGCAATCCCAGAAGTGTCTGCGAACGCCGAGCCGAGCCCTTGCAGACTGCGCGCGACGAACAGAGTCGCGTAGTTCTCGGCGAAGGTAAAAATGCATGTCGAGACGAACATGATACTGAGTCCAATTAAAAGTGGGATGTCATAGCCGACTCGGTCTATGAAAGTTCCGGTCAAAGGATTGACAATGAGCTGCAAAATGGCTTTTGAGGCGAAAAGCACGCCGATCTGCACGTCAAAGTTCTCGTTTTGCGTGCTGTTGTTTGAAGAATTACCCGTTACATGATGCGCCTGCTCTGATTCGCTCTCTAAGCGCGCTAAATAATCGGGCACAATTGGCACGATGACCATGTAAAGCATATTGTCTAGAAGAAGTGCCACACATACAATGACTAGAATAATCCTTCTTTGTCTCTCGGGGTCCTGGATCGCAGTTCCTAACTGTTTAGTTCTTTCCCCCATCTCTGATAGTTTAACGGCGGCGGTTTGCGCCAAGCCACCCGATTCCTCCGTAGCCATGATCCACACTTTGGTCGGTTTAAGCAAAAGACTCTAACTCTCTTCTACGCTGTGCTTTTCTCCCACAGAAAGTCTGCGCACATTGGGTTGTCCAGCACTCCCTGAATAGTGAAGCCTCGGCGCGCGGACCAACTTTTCCTGCTTTACCTTGCAGTCCTTCGTTGCGCGTGCATTTCCTCTCTCGTGACTGCTGTCAGGCAGTGTTGTTTCATCGTATTCGGGTGAGGACGCCAAGTCAAAAACTCACAGTCAGGTCAAAAATTCGCCTTCTTGGTTTCCCCTTCTTCACGCTGTCATTGTAGCAGGACGCACGGAGCGCGAATGCGCATGAATAGATGAATTCACCTGTAGCGCGATGTCATCATTTCTCCTCAGCTGTCTTCTTATTGATGCCACCCAATGCAGATGCGCTTACATGTTGATTCCATTGGAATCGctcctcttttttttctcccaaggATGTGACGCACTGTTTGCTACCCCCTCAAGTGGTTCCCCAACCAGCTGGGTCTTTTATGCTCATTTAACACGTCAAGCCCCTGCCCAGTAACGCCAGGCTGTGCTTTGCTTTATAACTTCCAAATATTGAGCGAGCTTCTGTAACTGCTTAGGACCACAAACCTTCACCAAGTCACCGAACTCGACAGATATGCTGACTGCGAGGAAGATGCCTtccagtgctattttagtaGTTCTGTAAgaactcactcactcactcactgagAAGTTATTGATCACCGTTATTTGTTTCTGAAAAAGACGCCTTGCGCTTTCGTTTGAATAAACACAGGCCTACTTTCGAAAGTTGTATGTCAATAAAGAGTACGCATTATTCTCCGACGGTTATTgcttacatttcaaaatatgtttatagGTTTCAGTTCGACGGGAagagataaagaaaaaaattgaaaagaCAAAATTACGCACACAATGTGTCATCTACCCCCTACACCTACTGCGTAATTTAACTAAAGTGGAATAATTGCTATGTAATTATATCATGCAAGGTTAAAATGGGTTTAATTTGTCTGATCAAAGGTTTTTATGATGAGAAActcaaaattataatttctGATATGTGTCTTTACATCTTTATAAGAGAAAAggcattttattaacaaaatagcAGCACTTTTCCATTTGATAGATTTTATGTATTGTAGTCGGTTTATTGAATTTCAGCACCACTGCTGGTTGGACAGCTCCTCATCCATTAAAGCAAAGATTGATCAGCTGTAAACTGTGAAGATTTGTCCAGAAACATTCAAGGTGGTAGTGACAGGAATAAgcattgtcatttttaaagatttgtttttccTTGCAGTTGACTGACAACCAGGATGTATCGTTTGCTCTTGTTAACGTAGTAGGCTATATGATCAGTGATTTTAGTGATAGTGTAACGCCATCTGCTGTGCAATCCCGCCAGAGAACTAGGTTTGGCGTTATCTGCCTGGTGAAGAACAATAATTGGGGGTTAGGGACATCTAGTGGTTTG encodes:
- the chata gene encoding choline O-acetyltransferase, with the protein product MPVLKREQARDVGDPSGLPKLPVPPLQQTLDMYLKCMSHLIPEEQFKKTKATVEKFGAPGGMGEFLQKKLLERNENKANWVYDYWLEEMYLSNRLALPVNSSPVMVFPKQNFRSQSDTLRFAAHLISGVLEYKSLIDGRALPVDYARGQLAGTPLCMDQYNKVFTSYRLPGPKIDTLVAQKSTVMPEPEHIIVACKNQFFVLDVVINFRRLNEKDLYTQLERIRKMADIEEERLPSIGLLTSDGRTQWAEARSVLIKDSTNRDSLDMIERCLCLVCLDEPSGTELTDTNRALLMLHGGGTDKNGGNRWYDKPMQFVIGADGCCGVVCEHSPFEGIVLVQCTEYLLRYMRGSPSKLVRAASMSELPAPRRLRWKCSPDIQTFLMASADKLQRLVKNLDMNVNKFTGYGKEFIKKQKMSPDAYIQVALQFTFYRYHGRLVPTYESASIRRFQEGRVDNIRSSTPEALAFVKAMANNSKITDAEKMELLWTAIKAQTNYTILAITGMAIDNHLLGLREIAKELKLDKPELFSDTTYATSIHFILSTSQVPTTEEMFCCYGPVVPNGYGACYNPQKDHIIFCVSSFLDSAETSSDFFVKTLEGCLKEMQDLCMKCNTEAKPTDSTERVDGTTKVMKNGSKS
- the slc18a3a gene encoding probable vesicular acetylcholine transporter-A, with amino-acid sequence MATEESGGLAQTAAVKLSEMGERTKQLGTAIQDPERQRRIILVIVCVALLLDNMLYMVIVPIVPDYLARLESESEQAHHVTGNSSNNSTQNENFDVQIGVLFASKAILQLIVNPLTGTFIDRVGYDIPLLIGLSIMFVSTCIFTFAENYATLFVARSLQGLGSAFADTSGIAMIADKFTEEGERSRALGIALAFISFGSLAAPPFGGVLYEFAGKRVPFLVLACICLADGILCLTVLKPFSSRTRENMPVGTPIYKLMIDPYIAVVAGALTTCNIPLAFLEPTIANWMEETMDSSQWEIGLTWLPAFFPHILGVYITVKLAAQYPHLQWFYGALGMVIIGASSCIVPACKNFEQLIIPLCGICFGIALVDTALLPTLAFLVDVRHVSVYGSVYAIADISYCVAYALGPIVAGNIVHNLGFAQLNLGMGLANVLYAPALLFLRNVCFMKPSHSERNMLLEEGATGLYDTIRMEERQRKKHGYSSSGNCVPIDENGTFAGQSKAFSEEEMSEPEYI